One bacterium genomic window, AAATTCCCCATCCCGGTAATCCAACGGAGCCGCTGATGTATGAATTTACGAAAGGAATCCTCCGGCATGGTCACAGCTACACCATCACCTCCCACGGCCCAGCCGAGACGGTATCCGGTCTGTCCCACAACAGCGTTCACAAGGGCCATATCCTCGACTATGTTGGGCTCGATCCTGCTGAATCCTCCGCTTGCATCATATGCCTGCCGTCTGAACGAAATATTGTTACCCATGATCGTAACCGGCAATCCGAGCCCTGCCGCGCCCATTGCAGCCGCGAGCTTCGTCACGAGCTCGCATCCCTGAATCCGTGCAAACAGGCCGCCGTGCTTCCCCGAAACAACGGTAATACCTCCGGAAATCCCGACACTGCCATGATACGCCGCCACATGTGCCCGAACCCAGCCGGGTTTGACCGCGCAGTCGGCGTCGGTCAGCAGTACGATCTCGCCATGGGCATGGTTGATTCCCAGATTGAGCGGCCGCTGTTTCGCCGGCAGGTCGCGAGGCTCGCTCTCGGTGGAGAGAACGGTCAGAAACGGGTACCGGGATGCATATTCTTCGAGAATGGCCGGCGTGCTGTCGTCGGATTCGTCATCGACGAGAATGACCTCAGTTTTATCGCGCGGATAATCGAGCTCTACGAGGCTGTCGATACACCGCCGGATGACACGTTCCTCGTTACGGGCGCAGACGACAACAGAGACCGTGGGTTCATCTCCGGGCGGTTTCCTCCTCCGCAAACGCATTATACCGGCTGCCAGCACAAGAGAGACGACGAGATAGAACACCGAATAGCCCACTATACAGACAACAGGCATGTCAGGCATCGTTCTCGTCCCCTTCGATCGAATCGGAAACCGTGAGCTCATCGATTCCGATGAACCGTATTTCGTCGTGTCGGGCCCTTGTGTATATACTGCGCAGTATCTCCGGCAGAAAGAGTCCACCCCCGTGCGCGGTATCGTGAAACACCAAGATCGCGCCGGGCCTGATGAACGGTTCGACCGTCCTCAGAATCTTTTCGGGCGGATCATCCGAGTAATCCCCCGACAGCACGGTCCAGAGAACGAGTGTCAGCCCTTTCTGCCTCACCGCTTCGGCGCTCGTGAAATCGAACATGCCGTACGGTGGTCTGAACCAGCATGGAGCAGCGCCGGTAGTGTCGCTTATGGCTTTCTGGGTATCGTCGATCTCACGGTTGACTTCGCTTTTTTTCATGAGAAACATCGAACAGTGGGTCATGGAGTGATTCCCGGCGATATGCCCGCGCTCGACAACCATCCGGGCCGTATCGGGATGCTTCTTCACCTGCTCGCCCACCATGAAAAACGTGCCCCGTGCTCCCGCTTCATCGAGAAAATCGAGCACATAGGGTGTGATATCGGGATCGGGGCCGTCATCGAAGGTCAGCGACAGCCCGCCGGAATCGGGGGTGCCTTCCCAAAGAACGCCTTTGAGATTCTTTTTGAGAATTTCGGGAGGAATATGTTCGAGGGATTCAAGTATCTTTTTTAAAGTCATGTGATAAAGCCTGTACGTGTGGATATAAGCTGTTAAGGGTCGGCACGAAGTGCCGGTTTACATGCCCTTGACAGCATCAAAACAATACATTTCATTATCGGGCTCGTGAAAAATATACTTTTTCACAGCCCTCTTAATCATATGAAGTTTTTCCGCGCTCGACACTGACAGCTCCGGTTCGCCGTCCGCGCCATTCGAACGATCCGAACAATCCTTTTACCGACACAAAGATTATATA contains:
- a CDS encoding polysaccharide deacetylase family protein gives rise to the protein MTLKKILESLEHIPPEILKKNLKGVLWEGTPDSGGLSLTFDDGPDPDITPYVLDFLDEAGARGTFFMVGEQVKKHPDTARMVVERGHIAGNHSMTHCSMFLMKKSEVNREIDDTQKAISDTTGAAPCWFRPPYGMFDFTSAEAVRQKGLTLVLWTVLSGDYSDDPPEKILRTVEPFIRPGAILVFHDTAHGGGLFLPEILRSIYTRARHDEIRFIGIDELTVSDSIEGDENDA
- a CDS encoding glycosyltransferase produces the protein MPDMPVVCIVGYSVFYLVVSLVLAAGIMRLRRRKPPGDEPTVSVVVCARNEERVIRRCIDSLVELDYPRDKTEVILVDDESDDSTPAILEEYASRYPFLTVLSTESEPRDLPAKQRPLNLGINHAHGEIVLLTDADCAVKPGWVRAHVAAYHGSVGISGGITVVSGKHGGLFARIQGCELVTKLAAAMGAAGLGLPVTIMGNNISFRRQAYDASGGFSRIEPNIVEDMALVNAVVGQTGYRLGWAVGGDGVAVTMPEDSFRKFIHQRLRWITGMGNFSMTGKVLMGIEIMMSLVFIASLVFARCNPAIPLIPMLSWFSGYVILLCAVPGSAPSDFVLIPGMLLFQSLYGCVLLWRIVAGNRAVEWKGRIYRSNNA